One region of Jonesiaceae bacterium BS-20 genomic DNA includes:
- a CDS encoding LysR substrate-binding domain-containing protein, producing the protein MHSSENGVKTGEIPTTIRLGFVPGVIPAKWVRIWRERHPDWELDLVALPSLDRGLATDAQEVDAALVRPPLVSRNLHAVVLYEEVSVVVFPKDHHFAAADVLTAEDLVPEIQLHPVDSPFLWRGPDGTTQLIGQEAKERPEDTAAAIALVAAGIGIVVVPQSLARLHHRKDLTFLPLKDGPIAPIALVWRQDDDRELIEEFHGIVRGRTPNSSRGANHQPLEGKAAKALKAQRVAERNARKAAEFTAKHGTKSSKLGKPNASKSKTRAGKPTKGKPKGPNRKKG; encoded by the coding sequence GTGCATTCATCAGAAAATGGCGTGAAAACAGGCGAGATTCCTACCACTATCCGGCTGGGATTTGTTCCCGGCGTGATTCCGGCGAAGTGGGTACGTATTTGGCGCGAGCGTCACCCGGACTGGGAATTGGACTTGGTAGCGCTTCCGAGCCTCGACCGGGGCCTTGCCACGGACGCCCAAGAGGTCGACGCCGCACTCGTACGGCCGCCACTTGTGAGCCGGAACCTGCACGCGGTGGTCCTGTATGAAGAAGTTTCCGTTGTGGTCTTTCCAAAAGATCACCACTTCGCCGCGGCCGATGTCCTCACAGCCGAAGACCTCGTGCCTGAAATTCAGCTCCACCCCGTAGACTCCCCGTTCTTGTGGCGCGGGCCGGACGGCACCACCCAACTTATTGGGCAGGAAGCCAAAGAACGCCCCGAAGACACGGCCGCAGCCATTGCACTAGTCGCGGCAGGCATCGGCATCGTTGTAGTGCCCCAGTCGCTCGCGCGTCTGCACCACCGCAAGGACCTTACGTTCTTGCCGCTCAAGGATGGCCCCATCGCCCCGATCGCGCTTGTGTGGAGACAGGACGATGACCGCGAACTGATTGAAGAGTTCCACGGGATTGTCCGCGGCCGCACCCCTAACTCATCGCGTGGGGCCAATCACCAACCGCTCGAAGGTAAAGCGGCCAAGGCCCTCAAAGCCCAGCGCGTGGCCGAGCGTAATGCCCGTAAGGCGGCAGAGTTCACAGCCAAGCACGGCACAAAGTCTTCCAAACTAGGAAAACCTAACGCCTCAAAAAGTAAGACGAGGGCCGGGAAACCCACCAAGGGTAAACCTAAGGGCCCCAACCGCAAGAAGGGCTAG
- the msrA gene encoding peptide-methionine (S)-S-oxide reductase MsrA, with protein MFESLFGSSLKTTMVAPERALAGRAQSPMVIPSQHAVLPSSLTGPFPEGARTIYFGLGCFWGAEKEFWQMDGVISTAVGYQGGYSPHPTYEEVCSGLTGHTEVVKVVYDPAVIGDAEILQKFWESHDPTQGFRQGNDAGTQYRSAVYFTAPEQQELAQATLASFQESLAARGYGAITTEIRPAGTDGDRAAGPFFYAEDYHQQYLVKNPNGYCPITSTGVACQLPV; from the coding sequence GTGTTTGAATCCCTATTTGGTTCGAGCCTGAAAACAACCATGGTTGCCCCGGAACGTGCATTGGCCGGGCGGGCGCAGAGCCCCATGGTCATCCCTTCCCAGCACGCAGTCCTGCCGTCGAGCCTCACCGGCCCATTTCCGGAAGGTGCCCGCACCATTTACTTTGGTTTGGGCTGTTTTTGGGGCGCCGAGAAAGAGTTCTGGCAGATGGATGGGGTTATCAGCACAGCAGTTGGGTATCAGGGCGGGTACTCCCCGCATCCCACCTACGAGGAAGTGTGCTCGGGGCTAACCGGCCACACCGAGGTGGTGAAGGTCGTTTACGACCCGGCGGTCATTGGTGACGCCGAGATCCTGCAAAAGTTCTGGGAGTCGCATGACCCCACGCAGGGTTTCCGGCAGGGTAATGATGCCGGGACGCAGTATCGCTCGGCCGTCTACTTCACTGCCCCCGAGCAACAAGAACTTGCCCAGGCCACACTCGCTTCGTTTCAAGAATCCCTGGCCGCGCGCGGCTACGGGGCGATCACTACCGAGATTCGCCCAGCGGGAACCGACGGTGACCGGGCCGCGGGTCCGTTCTTTTACGCTGAGGACTACCACCAGCAGTACCTGGTCAAAAACCCCAACGGCTACTGCCCCATTACGTCAACCGGGGTAGCCTGCCAGCTTCCAGTTTGA